A genome region from Schistocerca americana isolate TAMUIC-IGC-003095 chromosome 1, iqSchAmer2.1, whole genome shotgun sequence includes the following:
- the LOC124571851 gene encoding ESX-1 secretion-associated protein EspI-like, whose translation MPTHWASSQRPLVVRTVWVRGARHAILLSLPTGRVVDAVPVAGRTADVSPLVRRRLRQRRKPHSRREAAPQRLGCCGYPCLPPPSTSSGSDCCEDGPAADELLGPLSERVLGWLELSRGPTPPPTPPPPAAAHPTGRLRPPRRILRAASLELEPPPLPPSAVSGRALAPWGSRCRQPPPPPPVSPTPPASPTPPPSLDADLEEESEERCCNPRRRQLHIYLPSLAPDCDSASCLSDS comes from the exons ATGCCGACGCACTGGGCGTCGTCGCAGCGGCCGCTGGTGGTTCGCACGGTGTGGGTGCGCGGCGCGCGGCACGCCATCCT GCTGAGCTTGCCCACGGGAAGAGTCGTCGACGCCGTTCCCGTCGCCGGCAGAACTGCGGACGTTTCGCCCCTGGTGCGCCGGCGTCTGCGACAGCGCAGGAAGCCGCACAGCCGGCGGGAGGCGGCGCCGCAGCGGCTGGGGTGCTGCGGCTATCCCTGCCTGCCGCCTCCGTCGACCAGCAGCGGCAGCGACTGCTGCGAGGACGGGCCGGCGGCGGACGAGCTGTTGGGCCCGCTGTCGGAGCGCGTGCTAGGCTGGCTGGAGCTGTCGCGCGGCCCGACGCCGCCCCCGACACCTCCGCCCCCGGCGGCGGCGCACCCCACCGGCCGCCTCCGGCCTCCGCGGCGTATACTGCGCGCGGCGAGCCTGGAACTggagccgccgccgctgccgccctcTGCGGTGTCGGGGCGCGCGCTGGCACCCTGGGGCTCACGCTGCCGCCAGCCACCGCCTCCGCCACCAGTTTCTCCGACGCCGCCCGCGTCGCCCACGCCGCCACCGTCGCTGGATGCGGACCTGGAGGAGGAGTCGGAAGAGCGCTGCTGCAACCCACGCCGCCGCCAGCTGCACATCTACCTGCCGTCCCTGGCACCCGACTGCGACTCTGCTAGCTGCCTCAGTGATTCGTGA